A stretch of DNA from Bradyrhizobium algeriense:
CAGCGAAGCTAGTTCGACGACGAGCCGCTCTTTGCAGCGCGGCGATACAGGACGAACAGAGACGCCAACAGCACGGCAGCCGACACGCCGAGCGACCAGTGAATGCCGATCGCGGCACCGGCGAGGCCCACGGTGATGCCGCTGAACGCCCGCATGCCGAGGCCGGCCATATTGAACAGGCCGACAACGCGGCCGCGGATGTCGGCGGGGGCATTTATCTGCACCAGCGCCTGCGCCATCGTGTTGAACGACAGCTCGAAGAAACCGGCGGCGAACAGCAATGCGATCGCAAGCGTGTAAATCCCGACGGACGCGAAGGCGAGCAGGGACAGGCTCCACAGAATGGCGAGCACGATGGCTGTCCGGGGATCAGGCTTCAGCCGTCCCCACGCTTCGAGGGCGACGCCCGCAAGCAGCGCGCCGGCGGCGTCGGCGGCCAGCAGCACGCTGTAGGATACGCCGGGGTCGCCATGCCCGAGATCGCCGGCAAAGCCCGGCATCTGGGCATGGTAGGCGTTGCCGATCATGAAGGAAGTCAGCCCGGCGAGCAGCGTCATCGAGGTCAGGACCCGCTGCGTGCCGATGTCGCGGATGGTCTGCATGATGTCGGCAAGGCCGCGGACGGGGATGCGTCGGGGTGCGGCGTCCTTGGCCTTCGTGGGCGCCCAGAACAGCCAGAGCAGCATCGGCAGATAGAACAGCGTGTTGAAAATGATGCCGTCGGATGGGCCGAGCGCCAGCATGATGACGCCGCCCACGGCCGGACCGACCAGGATGCCGAGATAGCGCGCCGTCGCGTTCAGCCGCACCGCGCTCGGCAGATTGGCCGGACCCACGATGTCGTAGAGCAGCAACTGGTTCGGCGTCTGCCACAGCACGCCGGCGCAGCCATGGATGACGAGCAGCAGCATCGCGTGCCACATCTCAAGCGTGTCGGTGATGAAGAAAAATCCCCATCCTGCCGAGGCCACGATGAAGAGCAGCATCCCGCACTGGATGATACGGCGCGGATCGAACCGGTCCGCCAGCGAGCCTACGGCGACCGAAAACAGCAGGAACGGAAGCCAGTGCGACAGCACCGCGAAGCCGGCCAGCGCGGGGGAATGGAATTTCTGAAAGACCACCCAATAGCTGATCACGTGCTCGATATTGTCGGCCATCATGGCCAGCACATAGGCCATGAACTGGGCGCGATAGGGCGCGGACTTCAAGGCCGCGAACGAGCCGGAAGCCGCCACGGGTTTCGTCGAATGTTCGGAGTTCAAGATATCACCTGGGCAGGACTTCACCGGCTCGGCGCTGCAATGCTGCCGGGCCGGCATTTTGCTCGCGCCGATACACGCTCGTGGTTCGGCGCTCAAGACACTTGGGCGTGCTCAGGCGAAATAGTTGTCCTGATCGAGATCGGCGATGAGCCCCGGCTGCTCCGGCTTCCATCCCACCGCCGCTCTGGTGCGCGCGCTCGAGGCCGGCATGTCCATCGCGGCGAATCTCGCGATCCAGCCGAAATGCGCAGGTGCCTCGTCATGCGTTTTGGAAATGACGGGCACGCCGAGCCTGCGGCCGATCACTTCGGCGATCTTTTTGAACGGCACGCCTTCGTCGGCGACCGCGTGATAGGGGCCGCCCTCGACGACCTGTTCGAGCGCAAGCCGGTAGAGGCGGGCCGCATCGAGCCGGTGCACACCGGGCCAGCGGTTCGCTCCATCACCGACATAGGCCGCGACGCCTTTCTCGCGTGCGATATCGATCAGGCGCGGGACGAAACCGTGATCGCCATCGCCATGGGTCGATGCCGCCAGCCGGACCGCGGACGCGCGCACACCCCGTGCCGCAACGGCAGCGGCCGCGGCCTCGGAGGCGCGCGGGAAATCGGGAGCGGGCCTGTCGGCCTCGGTCGCGATCCGGCCCGGCGCCAGCGAGCCAAATGCTGACGTCACCAGCATCGGCCGCTTGGACCCTTCAAGCTCGGCGCCCATCGCTTCGATCGCACGCCGGTCTTCCGCGCAATTCTCCAGAAATCTCGAGAAGTCGTGGTTGAAGGCGGTGTGGATGACAGCGTCCGCCCTGCGCGCGCCGTCGCGAAGGCTCTCCAGATCTTCGAGCGAGCCGCGATGGGCTTCCGCGCCCAGGCCCGCGAGTGCGCTCGCTCCGGCATCGGAGCGGGTGAGACCAAGTACCTGATGGCCCGATGTGATGAGTTCGTGGACGACGGCGGAGCCGACAAAGCCGGTCGCGCCGGTAACGAAGATGCGCAAGTGAAAGTCTCCAATGATGTCTGGAGGCGGATATTGGCCAAGCGCCTGTCATGTTAAAGTAGTGATGTTATCGTGGTATAATGACCAACAGGATCAGCGTGAGCGTCGAAACCAACAATCTGCTCGGAAGCTATCTCAGGGATCGCCGCACCCGGCTTGATCCGGCCGCCCTCGGTTTCGCGGTGGGACGCAGACGGACGCCGGGGCTGCGCCGGGAGGAGGTCGCCCAGCGCGCCCACATCAGCCCGACCTGGTACACGTGGCTGGAGCAAGGTCGCAGCGGGGCTCCTTCGGCTGATGTGTTGAACCGGATCGCCCGCGCGCTGATGCTGACCGACATCGAGCGCGAACATCTCTTCCTGCTCGGACTCGGGCGTCCGCCCGAGGTTCGCTACACGGCCACCGAAGGCGTAACGCCTCGCCTGCAGCGCCTGCTTGATGCACTCGATGCCAGTCCTGCCCTGATCAAGACGGCCACCTGGGATGTCGTTGCATGGAATCGCGCGGCTGCTGCGGTCCTGACTGACTACGGCAAGCTTCCTCCGGGCCAGCGCAACATCCTTCGCCTCATCTTCGGCGATCCGCGGGTGCGGGCCGCGCAATATGATTGGGAAAGCGTGGCGCGTTTCGTGGTCGGCGCGTTCAGGGCGGACGCAGCGCGCGCAGGCGCTGTTTCCGAAGTCGGCCAACTCGTCGACGAACTCTGCCGGCTCAGCCCTGAATTCGAAGCCTTGTGGCGCGACAACAACGTCAACGTTTACGGCGAAGGCATCAAGCGCCTCCGCCATCCGATCCTCGGGCAGATCACGCTGGAATATTCGGCGTTCGCCGTCGACGGCCGGCCGGACCTTGGCATGATCGTCTACAATCCGGTCACGCGATCGGATGCCGACCGGATCAGGTCGCTCGTTACATCGCTGCCGGTGCAGCCATGAAGCGCAAGCCCTAGCCCTTCAGCAAATCTAATTCCGCAATGATCGCGTTCGCTTCCTTGACCGCGTGGTTGGCCGCCGGCACGCCGCAATAGATCGCCTGCTGCAGCAGGATTTCCTTGATGTCGTCGGGCGTGAAGCCGCCTTCGGCAAGGG
This window harbors:
- a CDS encoding helix-turn-helix transcriptional regulator, whose translation is MTNRISVSVETNNLLGSYLRDRRTRLDPAALGFAVGRRRTPGLRREEVAQRAHISPTWYTWLEQGRSGAPSADVLNRIARALMLTDIEREHLFLLGLGRPPEVRYTATEGVTPRLQRLLDALDASPALIKTATWDVVAWNRAAAAVLTDYGKLPPGQRNILRLIFGDPRVRAAQYDWESVARFVVGAFRADAARAGAVSEVGQLVDELCRLSPEFEALWRDNNVNVYGEGIKRLRHPILGQITLEYSAFAVDGRPDLGMIVYNPVTRSDADRIRSLVTSLPVQP
- a CDS encoding SDR family oxidoreductase yields the protein MRIFVTGATGFVGSAVVHELITSGHQVLGLTRSDAGASALAGLGAEAHRGSLEDLESLRDGARRADAVIHTAFNHDFSRFLENCAEDRRAIEAMGAELEGSKRPMLVTSAFGSLAPGRIATEADRPAPDFPRASEAAAAAVAARGVRASAVRLAASTHGDGDHGFVPRLIDIAREKGVAAYVGDGANRWPGVHRLDAARLYRLALEQVVEGGPYHAVADEGVPFKKIAEVIGRRLGVPVISKTHDEAPAHFGWIARFAAMDMPASSARTRAAVGWKPEQPGLIADLDQDNYFA
- a CDS encoding MFS transporter codes for the protein MNSEHSTKPVAASGSFAALKSAPYRAQFMAYVLAMMADNIEHVISYWVVFQKFHSPALAGFAVLSHWLPFLLFSVAVGSLADRFDPRRIIQCGMLLFIVASAGWGFFFITDTLEMWHAMLLLVIHGCAGVLWQTPNQLLLYDIVGPANLPSAVRLNATARYLGILVGPAVGGVIMLALGPSDGIIFNTLFYLPMLLWLFWAPTKAKDAAPRRIPVRGLADIMQTIRDIGTQRVLTSMTLLAGLTSFMIGNAYHAQMPGFAGDLGHGDPGVSYSVLLAADAAGALLAGVALEAWGRLKPDPRTAIVLAILWSLSLLAFASVGIYTLAIALLFAAGFFELSFNTMAQALVQINAPADIRGRVVGLFNMAGLGMRAFSGITVGLAGAAIGIHWSLGVSAAVLLASLFVLYRRAAKSGSSSN